One region of Turicibacter bilis genomic DNA includes:
- a CDS encoding alkaline phosphatase, with translation MFKKWLSVILSVAGVLAFITGCSINEIDRGETSQEPKVTAEAKEGEMATKVPKYVFMFIGDGMSQVQVNSAQVYEGSNVYGEVSTSNLSFTQFPVTGLVTTQNSSSFVPDSASTATSLSSGVKTHSGVIGLNVDKTEATKTIAEQMKESGKKVGIVSSVTLNHATPAAYYAHVESRGMYYEIANQLAASNFDYFGGGSLSQPTGKDNNQKDAFEIIKENGYTIANTKEDILALDENSGKVYAVSPVLQDGGSLPYYIDTKKGDLTLADFVQKGIDVLDNDEGFFMMVESGKVDWSCHANDAMTAIQEVLGFESAIDVAIAFANEHPEETLIVVTGDHETGGMSIGFAATGYDTAFNLLDAQKMSYVAFDELVKAKKEENPNLTFEEMLPMIKENFGLLTADDEAAAVKENQAFVLSDYELAKLQAGFEESMKAVEDRTSSEENDLLYGGYDPLSVSLTHILNNKAGIGWTSYAHTGTPVAVYAMGVGSEKFSGFYDNTDVYHKLVEVTGLKE, from the coding sequence ATGTTCAAAAAATGGTTAAGTGTTATCTTATCAGTAGCAGGTGTATTAGCCTTTATAACAGGATGTTCGATCAATGAAATAGATAGAGGTGAAACATCACAAGAACCAAAAGTGACAGCAGAAGCTAAAGAAGGTGAAATGGCAACAAAAGTTCCTAAATATGTGTTTATGTTTATTGGGGATGGAATGTCTCAAGTTCAAGTGAACTCAGCACAAGTTTACGAAGGAAGTAATGTATATGGAGAAGTTAGTACATCAAATTTAAGCTTTACACAATTTCCTGTTACGGGCTTAGTTACAACGCAAAATTCTAGTTCTTTTGTTCCAGATTCAGCATCAACGGCAACATCATTGTCATCAGGTGTTAAGACGCATAGTGGGGTCATTGGTCTAAATGTTGATAAGACAGAAGCGACGAAAACTATTGCTGAACAAATGAAAGAATCTGGTAAAAAAGTTGGAATTGTATCATCTGTAACTTTAAATCATGCGACACCAGCTGCCTATTACGCTCATGTTGAATCACGTGGAATGTATTATGAAATTGCTAATCAATTAGCAGCATCTAACTTTGACTACTTCGGAGGAGGATCCTTATCTCAACCAACAGGAAAAGATAACAATCAAAAAGATGCTTTCGAAATTATTAAAGAAAATGGATATACGATTGCCAATACAAAAGAGGATATTTTAGCTCTAGATGAGAATTCAGGGAAAGTTTATGCGGTAAGTCCAGTTTTACAAGATGGTGGGTCACTGCCATATTATATCGATACAAAAAAGGGAGATTTAACACTAGCTGACTTCGTTCAAAAAGGAATTGATGTATTAGATAATGATGAAGGGTTCTTTATGATGGTTGAATCAGGGAAAGTTGACTGGTCATGCCATGCTAATGACGCGATGACAGCCATTCAAGAAGTTTTAGGGTTTGAATCAGCAATCGATGTGGCGATTGCCTTTGCTAATGAGCACCCAGAGGAAACATTAATTGTCGTTACGGGAGATCATGAAACAGGTGGTATGAGTATCGGATTTGCGGCAACTGGTTATGATACAGCATTCAATTTATTAGACGCACAAAAAATGTCTTATGTCGCATTTGATGAATTAGTTAAAGCGAAAAAAGAAGAAAATCCAAACTTAACATTTGAAGAGATGTTACCAATGATTAAAGAAAACTTTGGCTTATTAACAGCTGATGATGAAGCTGCAGCAGTTAAAGAAAATCAAGCCTTCGTTTTAAGTGACTATGAATTAGCAAAATTACAAGCTGGATTTGAAGAATCAATGAAAGCAGTAGAAGATCGTACATCAAGTGAGGAAAATGACTTATTATACGGTGGATATGATCCATTATCTGTGAGCTTAACACATATTTTAAATAATAAGGCGGGAATTGGATGGACTTCATATGCACATACCGGAACACCAGTAGCTGTGTATGCCATGGGAGTAGGATCTGAAAAATTTAGTGGATTTTATGACAATACAGATGTTTATCATAAATTAGTTGAAGTAACAGGTTTAAAAGAATAA
- a CDS encoding YibE/F family protein — protein sequence MLLKNKINRKECVMIGVFIILLAVLWWIPTGFQKQIYVNSEGVKAKVVEVNNNGVYSTGIIQQGDQRCTIEILEGEHKGQQVEGMNLLTGKLEFDKMFKPGDKAWVLLELNSSNEVIFANMVDYYRIDQQILLIGLFVILIIAFSGFTGVRTLLSFSFALLSIVKILIPCLLKGIPPLLVALMVGNLLTVMTLLLVAGCNKKAYTAIISSMICSLMTCLLAVVFGDLFKMHGAVMDWSESLLYAGYQHLDLTAIFQAGIYLACSGAILDLAIDISAALDEVIKNNPSVSRVNLIKSGLSIGKSVVGSQTTTLLLAYMGSYITILMVYMAQGTPLMSILNSQKVSSEILHTFVGCIGLVLVSPLTAIICGIVYCPRHHREAGIETSPLIPEN from the coding sequence GTGTTGTTAAAGAATAAAATCAATCGAAAAGAATGTGTTATGATTGGAGTTTTTATCATTTTACTTGCTGTTTTATGGTGGATTCCAACGGGGTTTCAAAAACAAATTTATGTTAATTCAGAAGGTGTGAAAGCAAAAGTCGTTGAAGTAAATAATAATGGTGTTTATTCCACGGGAATAATCCAACAAGGGGACCAACGTTGTACAATCGAAATTTTAGAAGGTGAGCACAAAGGGCAACAAGTTGAAGGGATGAACTTGCTGACGGGAAAGTTAGAGTTTGATAAAATGTTTAAACCTGGTGATAAGGCTTGGGTATTGTTAGAGTTGAACTCATCAAATGAGGTTATCTTCGCTAATATGGTGGATTATTACCGAATCGATCAACAAATTTTATTAATTGGATTATTTGTTATACTAATCATTGCCTTTTCAGGCTTTACTGGAGTTCGGACATTGTTGTCGTTTTCCTTTGCTTTACTTAGTATTGTGAAGATTTTAATTCCATGTCTGCTAAAAGGAATCCCTCCATTATTAGTTGCCTTAATGGTTGGAAATTTATTGACAGTTATGACATTGCTATTAGTGGCAGGTTGCAATAAAAAGGCGTATACGGCAATTATAAGTTCGATGATTTGTTCTTTAATGACGTGTCTATTAGCTGTTGTATTTGGGGATCTATTTAAGATGCATGGAGCTGTGATGGATTGGTCAGAGTCTTTACTTTATGCAGGATATCAACATTTAGATTTAACGGCCATTTTTCAAGCGGGAATTTATTTAGCTTGTTCAGGTGCTATCTTAGATTTGGCAATTGATATTTCAGCTGCTTTAGACGAGGTTATTAAAAATAACCCAAGTGTTTCACGAGTAAATTTAATTAAATCAGGGCTTTCGATTGGGAAATCTGTCGTTGGGAGTCAGACAACGACGTTATTACTTGCTTATATGGGAAGTTATATTACGATTTTAATGGTTTATATGGCACAAGGAACGCCCTTAATGTCTATTTTAAATTCTCAAAAAGTTTCATCTGAAATTCTTCATACGTTTGTTGGTTGTATTGGGTTAGTTCTTGTTTCACCACTAACAGCTATCATTTGTGGGATTGTTTATTGCCCAAGACATCATCGTGAAGCAGGGATTGAAACATCGCCACTTATTCCAGAAAATTAA
- a CDS encoding RDD family protein, translating to MKESIYIANFIKRSNAYLLDFGMTILFIFMCAFTLMGWLQKVILILGLYLLIFLIPCLNQGQSIGKLIFKLKPLHLKSHTPLAWWEIQLRELTKYLLFILTFGLSHIISYFMCSERSDHRTLHDLIFKTEVIDLKPQIKNYEANQFAEDDYYQNYKTQRTIR from the coding sequence GTGAAAGAGTCAATTTATATCGCAAATTTCATTAAACGCAGCAACGCCTATCTCCTTGATTTTGGAATGACTATATTATTTATTTTTATGTGTGCTTTTACCTTAATGGGCTGGTTACAAAAAGTTATCCTTATCCTTGGGTTATATCTTTTAATCTTTCTAATTCCGTGTCTAAATCAAGGTCAAAGTATAGGCAAGCTTATTTTCAAACTGAAACCACTACATTTAAAGTCTCATACACCTTTAGCTTGGTGGGAAATTCAGCTTAGAGAACTAACGAAATATTTGTTATTCATACTTACATTTGGCCTGAGCCATATCATCAGTTATTTCATGTGCAGTGAACGTAGCGACCATCGAACACTACATGATCTCATCTTTAAAACTGAGGTCATCGATCTAAAGCCTCAAATTAAAAATTATGAAGCTAATCAATTTGCCGAAGATGATTATTATCAAAATTACAAAACTCAACGAACAATTAGATAA
- a CDS encoding FeoA family protein, giving the protein MTLSTLKKGESALILDFKDLSDSFSRRLYDVGISIGSEVTMLNILNFGQLFYISIDDVDFCIRKQDAKKITVEKL; this is encoded by the coding sequence ATGACTTTATCGACATTAAAAAAAGGTGAGAGTGCGTTAATTTTAGATTTTAAAGATTTGTCAGATAGTTTCAGCCGTCGACTTTATGACGTGGGAATTTCCATTGGCTCAGAAGTTACGATGTTAAATATTTTAAACTTTGGACAATTATTTTATATTTCAATTGATGATGTTGATTTTTGTATCCGAAAACAAGATGCTAAAAAGATAACCGTTGAAAAATTATAA
- the ffh gene encoding signal recognition particle protein, giving the protein MAFETLSERLQSALKSVTRKGKLTEKDVDVMMREVRLALLEADVNIKVVREFIKEVKEKAIGETVLKSLTPGQQVIKIVNEELTKLMGENAAELNFGHTKPAVFMMVGLQGAGKTTHTGKLSTYLRKKEKKNPLLVACDVYRPAAVDQLKTIGKQLNIPVFEKGTSMNPVDIANEAMAYARENGHDLVIIDTAGRLHIDEQLMDELKDIKALVKPQEILLVVDAMTGQDAVNVAQSFHEQLDLTGVILTKLDGDTRGGAALSIRKITNVPIKFMGMGEKLDTLEVFHPERMASRILGMGDVMTLIERAQENFDEEESMKLADKMMNATYDFNDFLKQMKQMKKLGAFEDILKLIPGVGNQLKDINIDPKQMARVEAIIYSMTEQERKNPDLINASRKNRIAKGCGCDIAEVNRLIKQFTDMRKMMKKFSNMDPRQMERMAAAMQRGGGNPMAGLGGMMGQGKKGKGKGRGGFRF; this is encoded by the coding sequence ATGGCATTTGAAACATTATCAGAACGCTTGCAGTCAGCACTAAAAAGTGTTACACGTAAAGGAAAGTTAACGGAAAAAGATGTTGACGTGATGATGCGTGAAGTCCGCTTAGCGCTACTTGAAGCCGACGTAAATATTAAAGTCGTACGTGAATTTATTAAAGAAGTAAAAGAGAAAGCCATTGGGGAGACTGTTTTAAAAAGTTTAACACCAGGGCAACAAGTTATTAAAATCGTTAATGAAGAGTTAACGAAATTAATGGGTGAAAATGCAGCTGAATTAAACTTTGGACATACGAAGCCAGCTGTGTTTATGATGGTCGGATTACAAGGGGCCGGAAAAACAACTCATACAGGGAAATTATCAACTTACTTACGTAAGAAAGAGAAAAAGAATCCGTTATTAGTCGCTTGTGACGTGTATCGTCCAGCAGCGGTTGATCAGTTAAAAACAATTGGGAAACAATTAAATATTCCAGTTTTTGAAAAAGGAACATCAATGAATCCGGTCGATATTGCCAACGAAGCAATGGCATATGCGCGTGAAAATGGTCACGACTTAGTGATTATCGATACAGCCGGACGTTTGCATATCGATGAGCAATTAATGGATGAGTTAAAAGATATTAAAGCGTTAGTTAAACCACAAGAAATCTTATTAGTTGTTGATGCCATGACAGGACAAGATGCGGTAAATGTAGCACAGTCATTCCATGAGCAATTAGATTTAACAGGGGTTATTTTAACAAAATTAGATGGGGACACTCGTGGTGGTGCGGCTTTATCAATCCGTAAAATTACAAATGTTCCAATCAAATTCATGGGGATGGGAGAAAAACTTGATACATTAGAAGTATTCCACCCTGAACGTATGGCATCTCGTATTTTAGGTATGGGAGATGTTATGACATTAATTGAGCGCGCTCAAGAGAATTTTGATGAAGAAGAAAGTATGAAGTTAGCAGATAAAATGATGAATGCAACATATGACTTCAATGACTTCTTAAAGCAAATGAAGCAAATGAAAAAACTGGGTGCATTTGAAGATATCTTAAAACTGATTCCTGGAGTAGGGAATCAATTGAAAGATATTAATATTGATCCAAAACAAATGGCTCGTGTGGAAGCGATCATTTACTCAATGACAGAACAAGAACGTAAAAACCCAGATTTAATTAATGCAAGTCGTAAAAACCGTATTGCTAAAGGGTGTGGATGTGATATTGCTGAAGTTAATCGTTTAATTAAGCAATTTACAGACATGCGTAAAATGATGAAGAAATTCTCAAACATGGATCCACGTCAAATGGAACGTATGGCAGCCGCTATGCAACGTGGTGGAGGAAATCCAATGGCTGGCCTTGGTGGCATGATGGGACAAGGTAAAAAAGGAAAAGGTAAAGGACGTGGAGGATTCCGCTTCTAA
- the rsmD gene encoding 16S rRNA (guanine(966)-N(2))-methyltransferase RsmD translates to MRVVAGTLKGRSIKAVKGTNTRPTTDKVKESIFNIIGPYFDGGVALDLFGGSGNLGIESLSRGIDRVIFVDRETIAINTIKQNVKDLKIEDQVEIYRNDAFKALKAIVKRGLQFDLILLDPPYKGQRINEIIEFIHENELLAIDGIIMAECLKEDELHESIGDIHQVKREIYGITAITIYNRVDEN, encoded by the coding sequence ATGCGAGTTGTTGCTGGAACATTAAAAGGACGTAGCATCAAGGCAGTTAAAGGAACAAATACGCGACCAACGACAGATAAGGTTAAAGAAAGTATCTTTAATATTATTGGCCCTTATTTTGATGGTGGAGTAGCATTGGATTTATTCGGTGGAAGTGGAAATTTAGGAATTGAATCATTAAGTCGTGGAATTGATCGTGTTATTTTTGTCGATCGAGAAACGATTGCTATTAATACGATTAAACAAAATGTTAAAGATTTAAAAATTGAAGATCAAGTTGAAATTTATCGAAATGATGCATTTAAAGCATTGAAAGCCATTGTCAAACGTGGTTTACAATTCGATTTAATTTTATTAGATCCTCCTTATAAGGGGCAACGTATTAATGAGATTATCGAGTTTATTCATGAAAATGAGTTATTAGCTATAGATGGAATTATTATGGCCGAGTGTTTAAAAGAAGATGAACTTCATGAATCAATTGGAGATATTCATCAAGTTAAACGTGAAATTTATGGAATCACCGCTATTACCATTTATAATCGAGTAGATGAAAACTAA
- a CDS encoding nucleoside recognition domain-containing protein: MKKIMNSVVLLAFLIILLLQPAPIIAATKTGFVTWAEKVVPSLFPFFVLTRLMIYYQVPQLIGKLLTPLFKSLLHLSPITFFVMFLSMISGNPSGSKMARDYYDQHLISAKEMEGLMYFCNFASPLFILGTVGVVLYQSTTIGYLLLIAHLLGSIAVFICCYPLLRSKETIRQVTVQFPNQSFSAILIDCIESSLQTLIRVGGIIVFFYIISETFNIIEITQLFNVIMHPFIEDIGLPSIEPLVAGILEFTQGVTKVSQTTAPLQTKLILTAFIISFTGLSVHTQSFMFAKNLNIPYLKYFIMRLLHGCTSALIVLLTWKTVLREDIDVFLPLDSTPSTVDSSLIPLTVVLFASYFVLKLYHQIKIRVKHKLA; the protein is encoded by the coding sequence ATGAAAAAAATCATGAATTCTGTTGTTCTTCTTGCATTTCTTATTATCTTATTACTGCAGCCAGCGCCTATTATTGCGGCGACCAAAACTGGTTTTGTCACTTGGGCAGAAAAAGTTGTGCCTTCACTCTTTCCATTCTTTGTACTGACGCGTCTCATGATTTATTATCAAGTGCCGCAATTAATCGGTAAGCTGCTCACGCCATTATTTAAATCCCTACTTCACTTATCACCCATTACATTTTTTGTTATGTTTTTGAGCATGATTAGTGGAAATCCATCAGGATCAAAGATGGCACGAGATTACTATGATCAACATTTAATTAGTGCTAAAGAAATGGAAGGACTCATGTATTTTTGCAACTTTGCCAGCCCCCTCTTCATCCTCGGAACGGTAGGCGTCGTGCTGTATCAATCCACCACGATTGGTTACTTATTATTAATAGCGCATCTTTTAGGATCAATTGCTGTCTTTATTTGTTGTTATCCATTACTTCGCTCCAAAGAAACGATTCGCCAAGTCACTGTTCAATTTCCAAATCAATCATTTTCTGCTATTTTGATTGACTGTATTGAAAGTAGTCTTCAAACGTTAATCCGTGTTGGAGGAATTATCGTCTTTTTCTACATCATTTCTGAGACGTTTAATATTATTGAGATTACACAACTCTTCAATGTCATTATGCATCCTTTTATTGAAGATATAGGTTTACCGTCAATAGAACCACTTGTAGCAGGAATTCTTGAATTTACCCAAGGAGTCACTAAAGTTTCCCAAACAACCGCTCCTCTTCAAACTAAACTCATCTTAACTGCTTTTATTATTAGTTTTACTGGTCTATCTGTCCACACACAAAGTTTTATGTTTGCCAAAAACTTGAATATTCCTTATCTTAAATATTTCATCATGCGACTCCTTCATGGATGTACGAGTGCACTCATCGTGTTACTAACATGGAAAACAGTCTTAAGAGAGGATATAGATGTCTTCCTTCCTCTCGACTCAACTCCATCTACAGTGGACTCTTCTCTCATTCCACTGACCGTGGTCTTATTTGCCTCTTATTTCGTTTTAAAACTATACCACCAAATAAAAATAAGAGTCAAACATAAACTAGCTTAA
- the coaD gene encoding pantetheine-phosphate adenylyltransferase, with protein sequence MDKVGLYSGTFDPVTNGHLDVIERGYELFDRLYITVAQNINKKTLFTVEERVEMLKCATAHLPNVEVMVCSDKLVVDFAKEVGAKTILRGLRAVTDFEYEFQIATTNKRLAPEIETVFLMTKAENMFLSSSTTKEVARFGGDVSSFVPDFVKDALEEKYKILQTK encoded by the coding sequence ATGGATAAAGTAGGACTTTACTCTGGAACGTTTGATCCGGTGACGAATGGACATTTAGATGTCATTGAGCGCGGTTATGAACTATTTGATCGTCTTTATATCACTGTGGCGCAAAATATTAATAAGAAAACATTATTTACAGTTGAAGAACGTGTAGAGATGTTAAAGTGTGCGACAGCACATTTACCTAATGTAGAAGTGATGGTTTGTTCAGATAAATTAGTCGTAGATTTTGCCAAAGAAGTGGGAGCTAAAACGATTTTACGTGGTCTTCGTGCGGTTACAGATTTTGAATACGAATTTCAAATCGCAACGACGAATAAGCGATTAGCACCTGAGATTGAAACGGTCTTTTTGATGACAAAAGCAGAAAATATGTTTTTATCGTCATCAACGACAAAAGAAGTCGCTCGATTTGGAGGCGATGTTTCAAGTTTTGTACCTGACTTTGTCAAAGACGCGCTAGAAGAAAAATATAAAATATTACAAACGAAATAA
- the feoB gene encoding ferrous iron transport protein B, giving the protein MLIGNPNVGKTTLFNSLTGANAHVGNWSGVTVDKLVGSIKKTNDELIDLPGTYSVTPSSEDEGVVTYALLNESYDGLLNIVDATHLKRNLHLTIQLLEANVPMLVAMNMMDALHRKGLNLNLEKLEKMLGVNGVLISARKNEGIDEVIHQLPALTLKKPFRLYYGITIETAISQILSLLSETPQHLDARWIAIQALEGNEGIYQSLSLANEVPIRAIVEETERKIINEKVALSLKGAIFNKRREFIHQLYRECMETIPGFKVETKPKLTKVDRYLTHPIIGTLIFLVLMFLIYVVTFDLVGNPISDGFSAVLDEWIVPNLSNFLVSLGANPDGFIYGALIDGLVAGVGGVIVFLPQILILFFCLSLMEATGYMARVAIVMDYIFSGFGLNGKAIVPLVTGFGCNVPAIMATRTIPDRNERIKTMMVIPFMSCSARLPVYVLFVGMFFAKYQSLVIMGLYLLGIVIALLSAKLLSVSIFKKTEDNFILEVPPYRVPQVKNLISQTLNRGSDFIHTAGKFIVLGSVILWLLQEMGPAGLHVASDESYLAMLGSVLAPLFLPLGFGTWQAASSLVVGFLAKELVASSMLIICGAEAGILTLFTPLQAFSFLVFSLLYIPCLSTVGVMYQETKSAKTTGLMVAFGLIVAYLVSLIVYQLGLIIV; this is encoded by the coding sequence ATGTTAATTGGAAATCCTAACGTGGGTAAAACAACGTTATTTAATAGCTTAACAGGAGCGAATGCTCATGTTGGGAACTGGAGTGGGGTCACAGTTGATAAACTGGTAGGGAGTATTAAAAAAACGAATGATGAGCTAATCGACTTACCAGGAACTTATAGTGTGACGCCAAGTAGTGAAGATGAGGGAGTGGTGACTTATGCCCTTTTAAATGAGTCATATGATGGGCTTTTAAATATTGTCGATGCAACGCATTTAAAGCGTAATCTTCATTTAACCATTCAGCTGCTAGAAGCAAATGTTCCTATGTTAGTGGCCATGAACATGATGGATGCTCTTCATAGAAAGGGATTAAATTTAAACCTTGAGAAATTAGAAAAAATGCTCGGGGTTAATGGAGTCCTTATTTCTGCTCGTAAAAATGAAGGAATTGATGAAGTGATTCATCAATTACCGGCATTAACACTCAAAAAACCATTTCGTCTATATTATGGTATCACAATTGAAACAGCTATTTCTCAGATTTTATCGCTTCTTAGTGAGACTCCTCAACATTTAGATGCCCGTTGGATTGCGATTCAGGCATTAGAGGGAAATGAGGGAATTTATCAATCACTATCTCTTGCAAATGAAGTACCAATTCGTGCGATTGTCGAGGAAACTGAACGAAAAATTATAAATGAAAAAGTGGCTTTATCATTAAAAGGTGCTATTTTTAATAAACGACGTGAATTTATTCATCAACTTTATCGTGAGTGTATGGAGACGATTCCTGGTTTTAAAGTTGAAACGAAGCCTAAGTTAACGAAGGTCGATCGTTATTTAACACATCCGATTATCGGAACGTTGATTTTTCTCGTCCTGATGTTCTTAATTTATGTAGTAACGTTTGATTTAGTAGGAAACCCAATCTCCGATGGATTTAGTGCCGTATTAGATGAATGGATTGTACCAAATCTATCAAACTTCTTAGTGTCGTTAGGCGCCAATCCAGATGGTTTCATTTATGGAGCACTCATTGATGGATTAGTTGCAGGGGTAGGAGGTGTGATTGTCTTCTTACCACAAATTTTAATTTTATTCTTCTGTTTATCGCTAATGGAAGCAACTGGATATATGGCGCGAGTTGCGATTGTGATGGATTATATCTTCTCAGGTTTTGGACTAAATGGGAAGGCGATTGTCCCGCTTGTGACTGGATTTGGGTGTAATGTTCCTGCGATTATGGCGACGCGTACGATTCCTGATCGCAATGAACGTATCAAAACGATGATGGTGATTCCATTTATGTCGTGCTCTGCTCGTTTACCGGTTTATGTGTTATTTGTTGGAATGTTCTTTGCGAAGTATCAATCTCTTGTTATTATGGGATTATATTTACTTGGTATTGTGATTGCTTTATTAAGTGCAAAACTGTTATCAGTTTCAATCTTTAAAAAGACAGAAGATAATTTTATTTTAGAGGTTCCACCGTATCGTGTTCCACAAGTCAAAAATTTAATTAGCCAGACGCTTAATCGTGGAAGTGACTTTATTCATACGGCTGGGAAATTTATTGTCTTAGGATCGGTTATTTTATGGTTGTTACAAGAGATGGGGCCAGCAGGGTTACATGTGGCGAGTGATGAAAGTTATTTAGCAATGTTAGGTAGTGTCTTAGCTCCGTTATTTCTTCCTCTTGGCTTTGGAACATGGCAAGCGGCTAGTAGTTTAGTAGTAGGCTTTTTAGCGAAAGAATTAGTGGCCTCATCTATGCTAATTATTTGTGGGGCGGAAGCGGGAATTTTAACGTTATTTACACCACTTCAAGCCTTTAGTTTTTTAGTGTTCTCTTTGCTGTATATTCCTTGTCTATCAACGGTAGGGGTCATGTATCAAGAAACGAAATCAGCCAAGACAACGGGGTTAATGGTCGCGTTTGGATTAATTGTTGCTTACCTCGTTAGTTTAATTGTTTATCAGTTAGGATTGATAATTGTATAA
- a CDS encoding putative DNA-binding protein, with translation MLEKVNRMNELYDTYQELLTSKQKVYFELYYQDDLSLSEIAEQFEVSRNAVFDNIKRTGKLLEDYEDKLQLLNKREAREKIIDQMMLHTSDEQLVKWMNELQSLD, from the coding sequence ATGCTAGAGAAAGTCAATCGAATGAATGAGCTATATGATACTTATCAAGAGTTATTAACGTCTAAGCAAAAGGTGTATTTCGAACTTTATTATCAAGATGACTTATCACTCAGTGAAATTGCAGAGCAGTTTGAGGTAAGCCGAAATGCAGTATTTGATAATATTAAGCGCACAGGTAAGTTGCTTGAAGATTATGAAGATAAGTTACAGTTATTAAATAAGCGTGAAGCACGCGAAAAGATTATTGATCAGATGATGTTGCATACATCGGATGAACAGTTAGTGAAATGGATGAATGAGTTACAATCACTTGACTAA